A genomic segment from Gadus morhua chromosome 4, gadMor3.0, whole genome shotgun sequence encodes:
- the LOC115541273 gene encoding tetraspanin-8-like isoform X1, with product MLKVFAGLEVAVMIIMMILGIVMASYRNKVKVSFENISPDIVGEMMAENNIREILNDAQGPLQCCGFMSYQDWGNSIPGSCKCSESTFCTNRPGNLDGPAIIYSRPCFPIASDLLDLALTVSMGVLFGFAVTALLCLKASLLMIRQVRRHNGGRGGQAIAMTAPGYKLTPGI from the exons ATGCTCAAAGTg TTTGCAGGTCTGGAGGTGGCCGTAatgatcatcatgatgatcttAGGGATCGTCATGGCTTCCTACAGAAACaag gtAAAGGTGTCCTTTGAGAACATCTCTCCTGACATTGTGGGAGAGATGATGGCAGAAAACAATATACGAGAAATCCTCAACGACGCCCAAGGGCCG CTCCAGTGCTGTGGCTTTATGAGCTATCAGGACTGGGGTAACAGCATCCCTGGATCCTGTAAGTGTTCAGAATCCACTTTCTGCACAAACCGCCCAGGG AACTTGGACGGTCCAGCTATCATCTACTCCAGG CCGTGCTTCCCCATCGCGTCTGACCTGCTGGATCTGGCCTTGACGGTCTCCATGGGTGTCTTGTTTGGCTTCGCTGTCACCGCT ctcctcTGCCTTAAGGCAAGCCTCCTGATGATTCGTCAGGTCAGGCGTCACAACGGCGGTCGCGGAGGACAGGCCATCGCCATGACGGCTCCTGGGTACAAGCTGACCCCTGGCATCTGA
- the LOC115541273 gene encoding tetraspanin-10-like isoform X2 has protein sequence MLKVFAGLEVAVMIIMMILGIVMASYRNKVKVSFENISPDIVGEMMAENNIREILNDAQGPLQCCGFMSYQDWGNSIPGSCKCSESTFCTNRPGNLDGPAIIYSRLLCLKASLLMIRQVRRHNGGRGGQAIAMTAPGYKLTPGI, from the exons ATGCTCAAAGTg TTTGCAGGTCTGGAGGTGGCCGTAatgatcatcatgatgatcttAGGGATCGTCATGGCTTCCTACAGAAACaag gtAAAGGTGTCCTTTGAGAACATCTCTCCTGACATTGTGGGAGAGATGATGGCAGAAAACAATATACGAGAAATCCTCAACGACGCCCAAGGGCCG CTCCAGTGCTGTGGCTTTATGAGCTATCAGGACTGGGGTAACAGCATCCCTGGATCCTGTAAGTGTTCAGAATCCACTTTCTGCACAAACCGCCCAGGG AACTTGGACGGTCCAGCTATCATCTACTCCAGG ctcctcTGCCTTAAGGCAAGCCTCCTGATGATTCGTCAGGTCAGGCGTCACAACGGCGGTCGCGGAGGACAGGCCATCGCCATGACGGCTCCTGGGTACAAGCTGACCCCTGGCATCTGA